The following are from one region of the Streptomyces rubrogriseus genome:
- a CDS encoding DUF6542 domain-containing protein: MPNPRLTGLGSGLFCAAVMTLLGFLDELLFGASLTAYGVLFVPVSLLTALWVRRGDLLTAPVVVPIAFAVGLVPVAESGDGGLGGRLMGIVTALATEAGWLYGGTLVAGSTVIVRRIRLMRRRAAAARNRPPA, translated from the coding sequence ATGCCCAATCCGCGGCTGACCGGGCTCGGCAGCGGTCTGTTCTGCGCTGCCGTGATGACCCTGCTGGGCTTCCTCGACGAGCTGCTGTTCGGCGCGTCCCTCACCGCGTACGGGGTGCTGTTCGTGCCGGTGAGTCTGCTCACCGCGCTCTGGGTGCGCCGGGGCGACCTGCTGACCGCCCCCGTCGTCGTGCCGATCGCCTTCGCCGTGGGCCTGGTGCCCGTGGCGGAGAGCGGGGACGGCGGTCTCGGCGGACGGCTGATGGGGATCGTGACCGCGCTGGCCACCGAGGCCGGGTGGCTGTACGGCGGGACGCTGGTCGCCGGGTCGACCGTGATCGTCCGCCGGATCCGGCTGATGCGGCGCCGGGCCGCCGCCGCCCGCAACCGGCCCCCCGCGTGA
- the ychF gene encoding redox-regulated ATPase YchF, whose protein sequence is MSLTIGIVGLPNVGKSTLFNALTKNDVLAANYPFATIEPNVGVVGVPDPRLTKLAEIFSSEKILPATVDFVDIAGIVRGASEGEGLGNKFLANIRESDAICQVIRAFKDENVVHVDGKVSPKDDIETINTELILADLQTIEKVLPRLQKESRIKKDVAPKVKAVEEAKEILEKGDTLFSQGILQGSERAELLHDLHLLTTKPFLYVFNVDEDELTDDDFKSEQRDLVAPAEAIFLNAKLEADLAELDEDEALELLQSVGQDEPGLATLAHVGFRTLGLQTYLTAGPKESRAWTIKKGATAPEAAGVIHTDFQKGFIKAEVISFDDLVETGSVTEARAKGKARMEGKEYVMRDGDVVEFRFNV, encoded by the coding sequence GTGTCGCTCACGATCGGAATCGTCGGTCTGCCGAATGTCGGCAAGTCGACCCTGTTCAACGCCCTGACCAAGAACGACGTGCTCGCGGCCAACTACCCGTTCGCCACGATCGAGCCCAACGTCGGCGTGGTGGGCGTCCCCGACCCCCGCCTGACGAAGCTGGCCGAGATCTTCTCCTCCGAGAAGATCCTCCCGGCCACGGTCGACTTCGTCGACATCGCGGGCATCGTGCGCGGCGCGAGCGAGGGCGAGGGCCTGGGCAACAAGTTCCTGGCCAACATCCGCGAGTCCGACGCGATCTGCCAGGTCATCCGCGCCTTCAAGGACGAGAACGTCGTGCACGTCGACGGCAAGGTCTCGCCGAAGGACGACATCGAGACGATCAACACCGAGCTGATCCTCGCCGACCTCCAGACCATCGAGAAGGTCCTTCCGCGCCTCCAGAAGGAGTCGCGCATCAAGAAGGACGTCGCTCCCAAGGTCAAGGCGGTCGAGGAGGCCAAGGAGATCCTGGAGAAGGGCGACACCCTCTTCTCCCAGGGCATCCTCCAGGGCAGCGAGCGCGCCGAGCTCCTCCACGACCTCCACCTCCTCACCACGAAGCCCTTCCTCTACGTCTTCAACGTCGACGAGGACGAGCTGACCGACGACGACTTCAAGAGCGAGCAGCGCGACCTGGTCGCCCCCGCCGAGGCGATCTTCCTCAACGCCAAGCTGGAGGCGGACCTCGCCGAGCTGGACGAGGACGAGGCCCTCGAACTCCTCCAGTCCGTCGGCCAGGACGAGCCCGGCCTCGCCACCCTCGCCCACGTCGGCTTCCGCACCCTGGGCCTGCAGACCTACCTGACGGCCGGCCCCAAGGAATCCCGCGCCTGGACCATCAAGAAGGGCGCCACCGCCCCCGAGGCCGCCGGTGTCATCCACACCGACTTCCAGAAGGGCTTCATCAAGGCCGAGGTCATCTCCTTCGACGACCTGGTCGAGACGGGCTCGGTCACCGAGGCCCGCGCGAAGGGCAAGGCCCGCATGGAGGGCAAGGAGTACGTGATGCGGGACGGGGACGTGGTGGAGTTCCGCTTCAACGTTTAG
- the ppgK gene encoding polyphosphate--glucose phosphotransferase, which produces MQIFGVDIGGSGIKGAPVDLDRGDLAQERCKVLTPHPATPDGVADGVKEVVEHFGWTGPVGLTFPGVVTGGATVRTAANVDKSWVDTDARALFGERLGGLDVTVVNDADAAGVAEMHFGAGRGRKGTVILLTFGTGIGSAVFTDGLLVPNTELGHLELDGHDAEKRASSKVKDDHDMSWEHWAHRVQKYLAHVEMLFSPELFIIGGGVSRKSQKFLPHIKGVRAEIVPAELQNNAGIVGAAMHAAG; this is translated from the coding sequence ATGCAGATCTTCGGCGTGGACATCGGCGGATCCGGGATCAAGGGCGCCCCTGTGGACCTCGACAGGGGCGACCTGGCCCAGGAGCGCTGCAAGGTGCTGACCCCGCACCCGGCGACCCCCGACGGTGTGGCCGACGGGGTCAAGGAGGTCGTCGAGCACTTCGGCTGGACCGGCCCGGTCGGCCTCACCTTCCCGGGCGTGGTGACGGGCGGCGCGACGGTGCGCACCGCGGCCAACGTGGACAAGAGCTGGGTCGACACCGACGCGCGCGCCCTGTTCGGCGAGCGGCTGGGCGGGCTGGACGTGACGGTGGTCAACGACGCGGACGCGGCCGGCGTGGCCGAGATGCACTTCGGCGCCGGGCGCGGCCGCAAGGGCACGGTCATCCTGCTCACCTTCGGCACCGGCATCGGCAGCGCGGTGTTCACCGACGGCCTCCTGGTCCCCAACACCGAGCTGGGCCACCTGGAGCTGGACGGTCACGACGCGGAGAAGCGCGCCTCCAGCAAGGTCAAGGACGACCACGACATGTCGTGGGAGCACTGGGCCCACCGGGTCCAGAAGTACCTCGCGCACGTCGAGATGCTGTTCTCGCCGGAGCTCTTCATCATCGGCGGCGGGGTCAGCCGCAAGTCCCAGAAGTTCCTGCCCCACATCAAGGGCGTCCGGGCCGAGATCGTCCCCGCCGAGCTGCAGAACAACGCGGGGATCGTGGGCGCGGCGATGCACGCGGCCGGCTGA
- a CDS encoding DUF2075 domain-containing protein produces the protein MLFRDSAAAVAAECHSGALFFRLTEQFVHVHGHKPGLSEVRSWERSIPVLASALNDAGLGQVEMLLEYGLPLNSKRADAVLAGVHPDTGLPSYVVVELKQWSSAEPDDDDPSLCRIDSYSRAVLNPVDQVRGYCEYLVSFNGALADHPYRVNGAAYLHNATEFGVSGLFEAEQDQYGRLFIGARRGEFIDYLRTKLGPESGAAAADELVNGKIGPSKQLMAVAAQEVREREQFVLLGEQKIAYRTVLNAVRRAKQSDQKEIVIVTGGPGTGKSVIALSLLGELYRQGVTALHATGSSSFTTTMRKVAGARKREVKDLFKYFNSFMTADRNSLDVLICDEAHRIRETSANRYTRASNRTGKAQLEELIDAARVPVFLLDEHQVVRPGEMGTVAEIKEVAATKSLPCRVVPLDSQFRCGGSDAYLRWVIRLLGLEPGGPVIWEPDDKMQLTVADSPQEMEAFLDSRRSQDYSARMAAGYCWKWTKKVAPGEVLPADVVIGEWKRPWNVFGDRSVGGAPPAALWATDPAGFGQVGCVYTAQGFEYDWSGVIIGPDLVWRGDRWVTDRSASKDPVFKKSTPDADVDRLIRNTYKVLLTRGMIGTVVYSTDPETREKLRGLANESSIFTSV, from the coding sequence TTGCTGTTCCGTGACTCTGCCGCAGCGGTCGCTGCCGAGTGCCATTCCGGTGCCTTGTTCTTCCGCCTGACGGAGCAGTTCGTGCACGTGCACGGTCATAAGCCCGGTCTGTCCGAGGTGCGCTCGTGGGAGCGCAGCATCCCCGTGCTCGCGAGCGCGCTCAACGACGCCGGTCTCGGGCAGGTGGAGATGCTCCTGGAATACGGACTGCCGCTGAACAGCAAGCGGGCTGATGCGGTCCTGGCCGGCGTGCACCCCGACACCGGGCTCCCGTCGTACGTTGTCGTGGAACTGAAGCAGTGGAGCAGCGCGGAGCCCGATGACGACGATCCGTCGCTGTGCCGCATCGACTCCTACTCGCGGGCGGTACTCAATCCAGTCGACCAGGTCCGCGGCTATTGTGAGTACCTCGTCTCCTTCAACGGAGCACTCGCCGACCATCCGTACCGCGTCAACGGCGCTGCGTATCTGCACAACGCCACCGAGTTCGGTGTCAGCGGGCTCTTCGAAGCCGAGCAGGATCAGTACGGTCGGCTGTTCATCGGGGCGCGACGTGGCGAGTTCATCGACTATCTACGCACGAAGCTGGGTCCGGAATCCGGCGCCGCGGCAGCGGACGAACTGGTCAACGGCAAGATCGGCCCGTCCAAGCAGCTTATGGCGGTGGCTGCCCAAGAGGTTCGGGAACGTGAGCAGTTCGTGTTGCTGGGCGAGCAGAAGATCGCTTACCGAACTGTCCTGAACGCCGTGCGTCGCGCCAAGCAATCCGATCAGAAGGAGATCGTGATCGTCACCGGAGGACCCGGCACCGGCAAGAGCGTCATCGCCCTGTCCCTCCTCGGCGAGCTGTATCGACAGGGCGTCACAGCGCTGCACGCGACGGGATCCAGCTCTTTCACGACCACGATGAGGAAAGTGGCAGGCGCCCGGAAGCGTGAGGTGAAGGACCTCTTCAAATACTTCAACAGCTTCATGACCGCCGATCGCAACAGTCTCGACGTTCTGATCTGCGACGAAGCCCACCGCATCCGGGAGACGTCGGCCAACCGTTATACACGGGCGTCGAACCGTACCGGCAAGGCACAACTCGAGGAACTCATCGACGCAGCCCGCGTACCGGTCTTCCTGCTCGACGAGCATCAAGTGGTGCGACCCGGCGAAATGGGCACGGTTGCGGAAATCAAGGAAGTCGCTGCGACGAAGAGTCTCCCATGTCGGGTGGTACCGCTCGACAGCCAGTTCCGGTGCGGTGGCAGTGATGCGTACCTGCGCTGGGTGATACGCCTGTTGGGCCTAGAGCCGGGTGGCCCGGTGATCTGGGAGCCCGACGACAAGATGCAGCTCACGGTCGCGGACAGCCCGCAGGAAATGGAAGCGTTCCTCGACAGCCGACGCTCCCAGGACTACAGCGCACGCATGGCCGCCGGCTATTGCTGGAAGTGGACGAAGAAAGTTGCACCAGGGGAGGTGCTTCCCGCCGACGTCGTCATTGGAGAGTGGAAGCGGCCCTGGAACGTTTTCGGCGACAGATCGGTCGGCGGCGCACCTCCGGCCGCTTTGTGGGCAACCGATCCCGCCGGCTTCGGGCAGGTGGGCTGTGTGTACACGGCGCAGGGCTTCGAGTACGACTGGAGCGGCGTCATCATCGGACCCGACCTGGTGTGGCGCGGCGACCGCTGGGTCACCGACCGTTCAGCGTCCAAGGATCCGGTCTTCAAGAAGTCCACCCCGGACGCGGATGTGGACCGGTTGATCCGTAATACGTACAAGGTCCTGCTGACGCGAGGGATGATCGGCACGGTGGTGTACTCGACCGATCCCGAAACCCGCGAGAAGCTGCGCGGTCTGGCTAACGAGTCCTCGATTTTCACGTCCGTGTAA
- a CDS encoding helix-turn-helix transcriptional regulator produces MKNGERARAGHDSPADPGPAVVGREAEIAEIRSRVAADRSHSSVLVVEGDPGVGKSVLLDLAVRLTRDTGQRVLRAVGSESETPLAFAGLHQLLRPVLRSLDGLPARQRSALRTALGLAEDAGDAGDAEHTDHADHADHASTPDALLVGLAVLTLLSDLSEPAPLLVVVDDAQWIDRASLDVLSFLARRMAGEPVTLLMGVRAAAVLPGFDKGYERLEIGPLSGDAANRLLDEQPKRPTGRTRARILREAAGNPLALVELARAAADREPEGSGVEGPLPVTDRLEGIFARHLRLLPEATRRALLLLAAADAADAPAAARGLPEAADTVWAPAERAGLVRRDGTGVSFRHPLVRSAVYHAAPFEQRRRAHLALARQLGEEPDRRAWHLAAAAVRPDEQVSAALRETAGRARRRGGHAAAAAALERAAELSPHRADQARLLADAADTAVFTGQLGWVEHLAAGVRERSDDPALTGRVALATGRLMTMGPHHTAAFGLLSRVADEAAATRSPRLLDALAAAAVVRYYSGEESQRQRIETLLADVPDSAAGGALRAWVLAVSDPAGAGASLAPALPRLIAAAKDEAGSLTALAVVAWLLDRTPLAARTFDEAFGRWQAHGPLPAGLACAAGWAYLEQGRWADARSVAAEIAEVASAAGLDHAEACARTLDATVLALLGEPAEARDSAERALALVDPLESRSVAVFARRALGLAAVAEGDYDSAYAQFRAAFTEDGDPVHYHVSPTVLAELAAAAVRRGHRETAARLLEHSARHLAPGMSARLSLLVERGRALLAEPEHAERHFRAALAGEAGEQWPFERAQTRLDYGEWLRRQRRVAEARPLLTGALDTFRRLGARPWIDRAKAELRAAGIEADTAAPGALTELSPQQQQIVRLAAHGLTNREIGEKLFLSPRTVGSHLYRVFPKLGITARTQLRDLLTGALPR; encoded by the coding sequence GTGAAGAATGGTGAACGCGCCCGAGCGGGCCACGACTCGCCCGCAGACCCCGGTCCGGCCGTGGTGGGCCGGGAAGCCGAGATCGCGGAGATCAGGAGTCGCGTCGCCGCCGACCGCTCCCACAGCTCGGTGCTGGTCGTCGAGGGCGACCCCGGTGTCGGCAAGAGCGTCCTGCTCGACCTCGCCGTACGGCTGACCCGCGACACCGGCCAACGGGTACTGAGGGCGGTGGGCAGCGAGTCCGAGACACCGCTCGCGTTCGCCGGCCTGCACCAGTTGCTCCGCCCGGTGCTGCGCAGCCTGGACGGCCTCCCGGCACGCCAGCGCTCCGCGCTCCGGACGGCCCTGGGACTGGCCGAGGACGCCGGAGACGCCGGAGACGCCGAACACACTGACCACGCCGATCATGCCGATCACGCCAGTACCCCTGACGCCCTGCTCGTCGGCCTGGCAGTGCTGACCCTGCTGTCGGACCTGTCCGAACCGGCACCGCTGCTCGTGGTGGTCGACGACGCCCAGTGGATCGACCGCGCGTCGCTGGACGTCCTCTCCTTCCTGGCCCGGCGCATGGCCGGCGAGCCCGTGACGCTGCTGATGGGCGTGCGTGCCGCGGCGGTACTGCCCGGGTTCGACAAGGGGTACGAGCGCCTGGAGATCGGACCGCTGAGTGGTGACGCGGCCAACCGGCTGCTCGACGAGCAGCCGAAGCGGCCCACCGGCCGCACCCGGGCCCGGATCCTGCGGGAGGCGGCGGGCAACCCGCTGGCCCTGGTCGAACTCGCCCGCGCCGCGGCGGACAGAGAGCCGGAGGGCAGCGGAGTGGAGGGCCCGCTGCCCGTCACCGACCGGCTGGAAGGGATCTTCGCGCGCCACCTGCGGCTCCTCCCGGAAGCCACCCGCCGCGCCCTGCTGCTGCTCGCCGCCGCCGACGCGGCGGACGCCCCGGCGGCCGCACGGGGCCTGCCCGAGGCGGCCGACACGGTGTGGGCGCCCGCCGAACGCGCCGGTCTCGTACGGCGGGACGGCACCGGGGTCTCCTTCCGCCACCCGCTCGTCCGCTCGGCGGTCTACCACGCCGCGCCCTTCGAGCAGCGCAGGCGGGCCCACCTCGCCCTCGCCCGACAGCTGGGCGAGGAGCCCGACCGCCGCGCCTGGCACCTCGCCGCCGCGGCCGTACGGCCCGACGAGCAGGTGTCGGCGGCCCTCCGGGAAACAGCGGGCCGGGCCAGGCGCCGGGGCGGTCACGCGGCCGCCGCCGCCGCTCTGGAGCGCGCCGCGGAACTCAGCCCGCACCGCGCGGACCAGGCGCGACTGCTGGCCGACGCCGCGGACACGGCCGTCTTCACCGGTCAGCTCGGCTGGGTGGAACACCTGGCCGCCGGGGTACGGGAGCGCAGTGACGACCCGGCGCTGACCGGCCGGGTTGCGCTGGCGACGGGGCGGCTCATGACCATGGGTCCGCACCACACGGCAGCCTTCGGACTGCTGTCGCGCGTCGCCGACGAGGCGGCGGCCACCCGGTCGCCCCGCCTGCTGGACGCGCTCGCCGCGGCGGCGGTGGTCCGCTACTACTCGGGCGAGGAGTCCCAGCGGCAGCGGATCGAGACCCTGCTCGCCGATGTGCCGGACTCCGCCGCGGGTGGTGCGCTGCGCGCCTGGGTACTGGCCGTCTCCGATCCCGCCGGCGCGGGTGCGTCCCTCGCCCCGGCGCTGCCCCGGCTGATCGCCGCGGCCAAGGACGAGGCCGGATCACTGACGGCGCTCGCCGTCGTGGCCTGGCTCCTCGACCGGACCCCGCTCGCGGCCAGGACCTTCGACGAGGCGTTCGGCCGTTGGCAGGCCCATGGCCCGCTGCCAGCCGGTCTGGCCTGCGCCGCCGGCTGGGCCTATCTGGAGCAGGGCCGCTGGGCCGACGCCCGCTCGGTGGCGGCCGAGATCGCGGAGGTGGCCTCGGCGGCCGGGCTGGATCACGCCGAGGCGTGCGCACGAACCCTCGACGCGACGGTCCTGGCGCTGCTCGGTGAACCGGCCGAGGCACGCGACAGCGCCGAGCGGGCGCTGGCCCTCGTCGACCCCCTGGAGAGCCGCTCCGTCGCGGTCTTCGCCCGTCGTGCCCTGGGGCTGGCGGCGGTGGCCGAGGGCGACTACGACAGCGCGTACGCGCAGTTCCGCGCCGCCTTCACCGAGGACGGAGACCCGGTCCACTACCACGTCTCCCCCACCGTCCTGGCCGAACTCGCCGCGGCGGCCGTCCGCCGAGGACACCGCGAAACCGCCGCGCGACTGCTGGAGCACTCGGCACGGCACCTGGCCCCCGGCATGTCGGCACGCCTGTCCCTGCTGGTCGAGCGAGGCCGCGCCCTGCTCGCCGAACCGGAGCATGCCGAACGCCACTTCCGGGCGGCGCTGGCGGGGGAAGCGGGCGAGCAGTGGCCCTTCGAGCGGGCGCAGACCCGGCTGGACTACGGGGAGTGGCTGCGCCGGCAGCGCCGTGTGGCGGAGGCCCGCCCGCTGCTCACCGGAGCCCTCGACACGTTCCGGCGACTCGGCGCCCGGCCGTGGATCGACCGCGCGAAGGCGGAACTGCGGGCCGCCGGCATCGAGGCGGACACCGCCGCACCCGGCGCCCTCACCGAACTCAGCCCCCAGCAGCAGCAGATCGTCCGGCTCGCGGCCCACGGCCTGACGAACCGCGAGATCGGGGAGAAGCTGTTCCTCTCCCCGCGCACGGTCGGCTCACACCTCTACCGGGTCTTCCCCAAACTGGGCATCACCGCCCGCACCCAACTACGCGACCTGCTCACCGGCGCTTTGCCCCGCTGA
- a CDS encoding DUF6408 family protein translates to MVAVEYTPKRRTWVRDVLVGIVASIGSNLAWTLAQFVVHRLG, encoded by the coding sequence GTGGTTGCTGTCGAGTACACGCCCAAGCGTCGCACCTGGGTCCGTGATGTTCTTGTTGGCATCGTGGCGAGCATCGGCTCGAACCTGGCGTGGACCTTGGCACAGTTCGTAGTGCACCGCCTCGGCTGA
- a CDS encoding 4-hydroxy-3-methylbut-2-enyl diphosphate reductase, whose protein sequence is MGAMTASPGRRVLLAAPRGYCAGVDRAVIAVEKALEQYGAPVYVRHEIVHNKYVVQTLEKKGAIFVERTEEVPEGNIVMFSAHGVAPVVHEEAERGRLATIDATCPLVTKVHKEAVRFANDDYDILLIGHEGHEEVIGTSGEAPDHIQLVDGPEDVAKVEVRDPSKVVWLSQTTLSVDETMETVDALKDKFPQLISPPSDDICYATQNRQLAVKQMGAEAELVIVVGSRNSSNSKRLVEVAKQAGSRAAYLVDFADEIDETWLDGVTTVGVTSGASVPDVLVEQVLEWLSRRGFEDVEIVKAAEESIIFSLPKELRRDLREEAASLVAERGGSGTAGD, encoded by the coding sequence ATGGGTGCCATGACTGCTTCGCCTGGCCGCCGTGTCCTGCTCGCCGCCCCCCGTGGCTACTGCGCGGGTGTGGACCGCGCCGTGATCGCCGTCGAGAAAGCCCTGGAGCAGTACGGGGCTCCGGTGTACGTCCGGCACGAGATCGTCCACAACAAGTACGTCGTCCAGACCCTGGAGAAGAAGGGCGCGATCTTCGTCGAGCGGACGGAGGAGGTCCCCGAGGGGAACATCGTGATGTTCTCCGCGCACGGCGTGGCCCCCGTCGTCCACGAGGAGGCCGAGCGCGGCAGGCTCGCCACCATCGACGCCACCTGCCCGCTCGTCACCAAGGTCCACAAGGAAGCCGTCCGCTTCGCGAACGACGACTACGACATCCTGCTCATCGGCCACGAGGGCCACGAGGAGGTCATCGGCACCTCCGGCGAGGCCCCCGACCACATCCAGCTCGTCGACGGACCCGAGGACGTCGCGAAGGTCGAGGTCCGCGACCCGTCCAAGGTGGTCTGGCTCTCCCAGACCACCCTCTCGGTCGACGAGACGATGGAGACCGTCGACGCGCTCAAGGACAAGTTCCCGCAGCTCATCTCCCCGCCCAGCGACGACATCTGCTACGCCACGCAGAACCGCCAGCTCGCGGTGAAGCAGATGGGTGCCGAGGCCGAGCTGGTGATCGTCGTCGGCTCCCGCAACTCCTCCAACTCCAAGCGCCTGGTCGAGGTCGCCAAGCAGGCCGGCTCCCGCGCGGCGTACCTGGTGGACTTCGCCGACGAGATCGACGAGACCTGGCTGGACGGCGTCACCACGGTCGGCGTCACCTCCGGCGCCTCCGTACCGGACGTGCTGGTCGAGCAGGTCCTGGAATGGCTGTCGCGGCGCGGCTTCGAGGACGTGGAGATCGTCAAGGCCGCCGAGGAGTCGATCATCTTCTCGCTGCCCAAGGAACTGCGCCGCGACCTGCGCGAGGAGGCGGCGTCCCTGGTGGCGGAGCGGGGCGGCTCGGGGACCGCGGGGGACTGA
- a CDS encoding DUF2075 domain-containing protein produces the protein MLLQLSAAELGRLIVARAGSAHLPLTEQLIREHSRIKGGVAGQGDIASWNNSLPVVIKALLDCGLDEVEVQIEVDLPHTNSAVDLVLCGQSPGTETDSYLAVELKQVRHATVDPLCPIAVDLGFGDGKNKLHPVRQVQRYCEYMLRYLPHLRENEDRLMGVALLHNARDADVEALFGLSEINHGFLYTLDDLARFRRVLTSRFTPASGKRAASALEHARQDPLLKVTDVARQRSVVGGGLTLLDEQYVAVDRITRHLEKTAHFTGFNVGLFYDAEAAHSPALDAGAKRVYILRGGPGSGKSAVALELQRSLGLKGREAVLASGSHAYTETLREIMLSTARRGQTADKRRAAVKLYRYFNSFSESPPNGIDVLICDEAHRMRRSSTYRWTPKELRDDDRPQATEVIRATKVPIFLLDDHQSIRPDEVGTATYLKELAEGMGCDVEVADLEGTFRAGGSKRYQRWVQQLLGLDASDPIAWRPDGRMTLAVADSPEQMEQFIRERHFEGATARITAGFCWPWSNPEGEQLVDDVHIKGWRRPWNVKPEHSVPDAPRSDLWSTDRRGIDQIGCVYTAQTFEYDWNGVIIGPDLLFRDGKFKVELNASCDPAFRGPIDEKVVTRCILNAYHVLLTRGVVGTVVYAVDPATHNELRRLIPGAIGMQHYDGAQPKLTAEGSQLPPAHRRRHR, from the coding sequence GTGCTCCTGCAACTGTCCGCAGCCGAGCTCGGCCGACTCATCGTGGCCCGAGCCGGATCGGCGCACCTTCCGCTCACCGAGCAACTGATCCGGGAGCATTCCCGGATCAAGGGAGGAGTGGCCGGCCAGGGCGACATCGCTTCCTGGAACAACAGCCTCCCCGTAGTAATCAAGGCTCTACTGGATTGCGGCCTCGACGAAGTTGAGGTACAGATCGAGGTCGATCTGCCGCACACCAACTCTGCGGTCGACCTGGTGCTCTGTGGCCAGTCTCCTGGTACGGAGACTGATTCATATCTTGCAGTTGAACTGAAGCAGGTACGGCACGCCACGGTAGACCCCCTGTGCCCCATCGCCGTCGACCTCGGGTTCGGCGATGGGAAGAACAAGCTGCATCCGGTCCGGCAGGTCCAGCGCTACTGCGAGTACATGCTGCGCTATCTGCCCCATCTTCGGGAGAATGAGGACCGATTGATGGGTGTGGCACTGCTCCACAACGCACGGGATGCGGATGTGGAGGCGCTCTTCGGCCTGTCCGAAATCAACCATGGATTCCTCTACACGCTCGATGATCTGGCTCGCTTCCGACGAGTCCTTACTTCGAGATTCACTCCCGCGTCCGGGAAGCGGGCCGCATCAGCACTGGAGCATGCCCGTCAGGACCCGTTGCTCAAAGTCACTGATGTGGCCCGTCAGCGCTCCGTCGTCGGTGGCGGCCTGACGCTCCTCGATGAGCAATACGTCGCCGTTGATCGGATCACTCGGCATCTGGAGAAGACCGCCCACTTCACCGGCTTCAACGTCGGATTGTTCTATGACGCCGAAGCCGCACACAGCCCTGCCCTCGATGCGGGTGCTAAGCGCGTCTACATCCTGCGGGGCGGCCCTGGTAGCGGGAAGAGTGCCGTGGCCCTTGAGTTGCAGCGCTCCCTCGGACTCAAAGGCCGCGAGGCGGTTCTGGCAAGTGGCTCTCACGCCTACACGGAGACTCTGCGCGAGATCATGCTCAGTACGGCCAGGAGAGGGCAGACAGCGGACAAGCGTCGTGCAGCTGTCAAGCTGTACCGCTACTTCAACAGCTTCAGCGAGAGCCCACCGAACGGCATCGATGTCCTCATCTGCGACGAGGCCCATCGCATGCGGCGCAGCTCGACATACCGCTGGACTCCGAAGGAGCTGCGGGACGATGATCGGCCCCAGGCTACCGAGGTGATCAGAGCCACCAAGGTGCCGATCTTTCTGCTCGACGACCATCAGTCGATTCGCCCGGACGAGGTGGGCACTGCCACATATCTCAAAGAGCTGGCCGAGGGCATGGGCTGCGATGTCGAAGTGGCCGATCTGGAGGGCACGTTCCGAGCAGGTGGCAGCAAGCGGTACCAGCGCTGGGTCCAGCAGTTGCTGGGCCTTGACGCGTCCGATCCGATCGCCTGGCGACCGGACGGAAGGATGACTCTGGCGGTCGCCGACTCACCTGAGCAGATGGAGCAGTTCATACGGGAACGCCACTTCGAAGGGGCCACGGCCCGCATCACCGCGGGCTTCTGCTGGCCGTGGAGCAACCCGGAGGGAGAGCAACTGGTCGATGACGTACACATCAAGGGCTGGCGCCGGCCTTGGAACGTGAAGCCAGAGCACAGCGTCCCAGACGCACCGCGGTCGGACCTGTGGTCGACCGATCGTCGAGGTATCGACCAGATCGGCTGCGTCTACACGGCACAGACCTTCGAGTACGACTGGAACGGCGTTATCATCGGACCCGATCTGCTTTTCCGTGACGGGAAGTTCAAGGTGGAACTGAACGCTTCGTGCGATCCCGCCTTCCGGGGGCCGATCGACGAGAAGGTCGTCACCCGGTGCATCCTCAACGCCTATCACGTGCTCCTCACGCGGGGCGTCGTCGGCACCGTGGTCTACGCGGTCGATCCCGCGACCCACAACGAACTGCGCAGGCTCATCCCCGGCGCCATCGGCATGCAGCACTACGACGGCGCCCAGCCGAAGCTTACCGCCGAAGGATCACAGCTACCACCGGCCCATCGCAGACGACACCGGTAA